In Halobacterium noricense, the genomic stretch GATGTCCACGGACGAGGCCCGCGAACGCCTCGGTATCGACGACTGAGGGCTGAGCGGTGGCTCACGAGGTCGTTCTGACGGAGACGTTGGTCGAAACGCTGGAGCAGTTCGAAACAGAGGACGCTGAACGGATCATCAACAAGCTGGGGGACATCGGCGACTTCCCGGACCACTTCCTTGACCGGTTGAAGAACCACCCTGGCTACAAGCTTCGTGTCGGTGACTTCCGCGTCCTGATCGATTGGGACAAGGACAACGAGGTAATCTACGGCATCGACGCCTTTGAGCGGAAGAAGGAGTACCGCGAACTCGGCAAGTATCGGGAGGTATGGGGGTCGTGGCGTGATGAGTAGGTGGTGAAAGGCCGTGGCGAAGGAGAAAGATGACGACGCCGACCGCGATTCCGAATCGAAGGGGGAAATCCACGAGCGGTGGCAGGAGAAGGCGGAGATATCGAAACGATACACCGAGCCAAGAGCAAGCTGCCAGACGACCCGCGGACAGATCCGTGGGCGTACACGGCACTCCTGAGCCGAAACCCGGCCAAGAACATCACGCCGCCGCTGTGGGAATCCATCAAATCACGCGCCTACCGCGTCCATCGGCGGGCGGAAAGACGGAACCGGCCAGACGCACCGGAGACGCCCGAAAACCGGCTTGCAGAGGCTCTCGGGAACGTCCAGATTCGTCCCTACTACTGGTCGCAAGGGACAACGAGAACCTCACCGAGAATCTGGACGGCGAGGACGCAACGCGGCTGTATCTGTTCTTCGACCGCTCGACACTCAACCAGTCGGGTGTGGCGCGTGCCATCAACGACACTGAAATCCGGGACTCGTTGGGCATCGAGAGCTCGATGAATCAGCCGACGCTGAACCGAATACCGGGCCGGATGGACGAAGACGACCGGCACTACTACGCGAGTGAGACCGAAACGCTGGTCCGCCAGTTGCAGGATAGAAGCTCGAACACTGGTTTCGAGATTCGACGCCGGACACAATAGAATGACCGTGTTTTCAACAACTGGTAGTCAGGCGTCCCGCGCGAGGTCACCGGCGACGCCGGTGTACGAGGCGGGCGTGAGCGCGCGTAGTTCCTCGCGCACCGACGCCTCGACGTCCAGGTTCGTGAAGAGGTCGTGGAAATCGTCGAGGGTGACGCGCTCGCCGCGCGTGAGTTCCTTCACGCGCTCGTAGGCGTCGCCGTGGCCCTCGCGGCGGAGAATCGTCTGGACGGCCTCCCCGACGACTTCGGGGTTGGCTTCGAGGTCCTCGCGCATGACTTGCTCGTTGGGCGTGACCTTCGCGAGCCCGTTCTGGAGTTTCGTGTACGCGAGCAGGCAGTACGCAAGCGACGCGCCGATGTTGCGCTTGACCGTCGAGTCCGAGAGGTCGCGCTGGAGACGGCTCGTCGCGAGGTACTCCGAGAGGAAGTCGAGGTCGCTGTCGGCCTTCGAGAGGTTGCCCTCGGCGTTCTCGAAGTCGATGGGGTTGACCTTGTGCGGCATCGTCGAGGACCCCGTTTCGGACTTGGCGGCGTCCTGTCCGAGGTAGCGCTGGGAGACGTACAGCCAGACGTCACGCGAGAGGTCCAGAAGCACGCCGTTGACGCCCGTGAACGCGTCGAACAGTGCGCCGAGGTCGTCGCTCGGATTCACCTGTGTAGTTGGTTCGACGTACGCCAGCCCGAGCCCTTCCACGAACTCGCGGGAGAACGCGCGCCAGTCGACCTCGGGGAACGCGGCGTGGTGGGCGGCCCACGTGCCGGACGCGCCCGCGAGCTTCCCCGCGAGGTCGCCGCTGGCGGCCTCGACGCGCGCGATTGCGCGGCCGAGGCGGGCGGCGTAGACGGCCATCTCCTTGCCGAACGTCGTCGGCGTCGCGGGCTGGCCGTGGGTGCGTGCGAGCATCGGGAGGTCGGCGTAGTCGTGCGCGAACTCCACGAGCGCGTCCCGGACCTCGCGGAGCTCCGGCACGAGCACGTCCTCGACGGCGGGCTTGACGAGCAGGCGGTGCGCGAGGTTGTTGACGTCCTCGCTGGTGAGCGCGAAGTGAATCCACGGGTGCGCGCGCTCGGGGGCGTGCTCGCGGACGAAGTACTCGACGGCCTTCACGTCGTGGTTGGTGGCGTCGTAGCCGCGCGCGCCCTCGGTCTCGATTGCCTTCACGAGCGCCGCGTCCTCGTCGTCGAACGCGTCGTAGGCCGCGCGGAGGGTCTCGCGCTCAGCATCGGTGAGGTCGAGGTCAATCGGGTCGAGGTCGGCGAGCGCGAGCAAGTACTCGACTTCGACGCGGACGCGAGCGCGCATCAGCGCCGCCTCGCTGGCGTACTCCCGCAGTGGTTCGGTGCGGCCCGCGTACCGGCCGTCCAGCGGCGTCACGGCGTGGAGGGCGTGGGTGTCGGTCATGCCTCGGAGTGGCCGCGCTCGCGGCAAAAGCCTGCCGGTCGAGCGAACCACGAGCGTGCATACACTCGCAGTAACTTCGGCAGTAGTCGCGCGTTTCTATGCCAGTTCGTGCATACTCCCCGGGAGCGAACCGCAACCACTTTGCCGACGGGCGCCGGTCGTTGTGGCATGACGAACGTAGCCGGCTTGGCCAGCAACCGCGGCCGAAACCTCCTGCACATCGACGACCTGCGTCCCGGCGGCGCCGACCTCGCCGTCGTGCTCGCCGACGACGCCGACGCGCCCGTTCTCGACGCGGCCGACGCGCGCGACATCCCCACGGAAGTCGTCGAGCACCGCGAGGACGAGTCCCGGCGCAACCACGAACAGCGCGTCGTCGACGCCCTCGAAGAGTACGACGTCGACCTCGTCTGCCTCGACGGCTACATGCGCGTGCTCTCGGCGGTGTTCCTCGACGCGACGCCGCTCACGCTGAACGTCCACCCGAGCCTCCTGCCGTCGTTCCCCGGCACGGATGCCCACGAGCAAGTG encodes the following:
- a CDS encoding type II toxin-antitoxin system RelE family toxin → MAHEVVLTETLVETLEQFETEDAERIINKLGDIGDFPDHFLDRLKNHPGYKLRVGDFRVLIDWDKDNEVIYGIDAFERKKEYRELGKYREVWGSWRDE
- the purB gene encoding adenylosuccinate lyase, whose translation is MTDTHALHAVTPLDGRYAGRTEPLREYASEAALMRARVRVEVEYLLALADLDPIDLDLTDAERETLRAAYDAFDDEDAALVKAIETEGARGYDATNHDVKAVEYFVREHAPERAHPWIHFALTSEDVNNLAHRLLVKPAVEDVLVPELREVRDALVEFAHDYADLPMLARTHGQPATPTTFGKEMAVYAARLGRAIARVEAASGDLAGKLAGASGTWAAHHAAFPEVDWRAFSREFVEGLGLAYVEPTTQVNPSDDLGALFDAFTGVNGVLLDLSRDVWLYVSQRYLGQDAAKSETGSSTMPHKVNPIDFENAEGNLSKADSDLDFLSEYLATSRLQRDLSDSTVKRNIGASLAYCLLAYTKLQNGLAKVTPNEQVMREDLEANPEVVGEAVQTILRREGHGDAYERVKELTRGERVTLDDFHDLFTNLDVEASVREELRALTPASYTGVAGDLARDA